The genomic segment GACAAGTTTCACACTAGTTTCACACTCTTCTTTCACACCTCATCAATCACTATGATAGTTTTGATCTGTTCCAATGCAACCAGAGCACTCTCTTTTGTAAATGGAGCTTCAGATTAGTTTTACAAATATAACAAAACTAAATCAGAAATGTTACATGGTCCATGTTGAAGTGTGGGATGGATGAACTGGAAAGACTGAATGATGTTATCCAGAGGAATGACATGCTTTATTAACACAGTCCATTATGTGCGTGGTACTttaaagcagcagcagtgaaggtCAGTGGTCACAGACCCTTGTTTTGTGTTAGAGCAGACGTTTTCTGACTTTTCCAAGCCCCAGTTTGGCCATATACATTTTAAACAGGCTATGTTCACATAGATTAAGAGTTTCAGCATTCATAATTCAAGTGCAGATTTGTATAGCCTAATTAACtgtttacaaacattacaaattgTTTTACACCCTTAAATGCTCAGTCAAAATGACAGCACAGACAATAGCTATGTCTTCAGTCCATAAATCAAAACTTGAACAAAGCCAGTATGGGTCACCAGTGTTACAACAGAAGCACTGTATTGTGATTGTAGTTTAGGGCTTTAAACCCAGTATCTGTGGAAATTGCTTCAGTAATTCTCtgattcagaaaaaaagaaagaagaaaacatgcGCCTTAAATTGGTTTGAggtttattttccctttaaaatacTGCAGAGCCTCTGTCTGTTCATCAGCTCAAACTCTTTTAATTCCACTGATTGAACTGCAGGCTATAGCGTTACATGCAAAGCAAGAAACGCTACAATCATTACATGCGAGATTGAAATGTTCACTCATTctcttattttcccttttcttctggggggaggaggaaCACGGAGGTCAAGCCTGAGAAGAAccattctgctgtgtgtgtggagcagacTGCGGCTCAGGGGGGGATGAGAGGGGATGGGAGCCAGAGCTGCAGCGCAGGAGGGAGATTTGGTTTCACCCCTGGGTATGACGAGTGGAGGTCTGCTCCTCACACCAGGGCAAACAGTATTTCACCATGTGGTAGGAACCTGCAGACCTGCCCAGAGGTTTTCACCCCTCCTAATGATGATAAATTGATGCTGGAATGAACTGAGCAAATAAGCCTCTTCTGAGAACATTTCAGAACTATTTACTGCTTAAGTCTAAAAACGGTAAGTTAAGGGTTTACTTTGGTAGATATACTTCTGTGGTTTTGGGCAGTGAAGGCAAAGTGATACAATGAAGCCTATATgctgaggaaaaaaatgtcaagCAGTTTTTAATCAAATACTACAGGATTTAATTTGAATACAGAAATTACTCAGAGACTCGGAGAGCCAGCAAATGAGAATGAGTAGTAAGGTTTTTTTCTTCGACTGAGGAGACTGTAATTTGTCCACAAGGTTCACCTGATACGACGAAACCAGGTCTGCTGAATGGAGAAGAGGTCTTTACGCACAATATCCAGACTCCTCCCAAACATGCCTAGAAGAAAACCTCTTGTTACAGTAGGACCTGGCCACTGACAGAGGCTCTCTCCGCACTGACTGATGCTCAACGACGGCTGAATAACTTCATATAGCTCTCGAGTTAATATTTTGCACGCTTTACGCATCTACAAAATGAGGGGCTTTATTCTGACAGTGATGTGGGTGATAACTTTACCTGCGTGCATGGAAGCTATCCACGGATTGTACAATTTTGGCCAACATGAACTATTCTACAAAAAGAACAACTGCAAGCCTATACCTGCAAACCTCCTCCTGTGCCACGATATAGAATACACCGAGATGCGCCTGCCGAACCTGCTCGGACACGAAACCATGAATGAAGTTCTGCAGCAAGCTTCGTCTTGGATCCCGCTGGTTCAGAAGCAGTGTCATCCCGATACGAGAAAGTTCCTCTGCTCCCTTTTCGCTCCCGTCTGTCTGGACGACCTGGACGAGCCCATCCAGCCGTGCAGGTCTCTGTGCGAAAGCGTCAAGCACGGGTGCGCACCTGTGATGTCCGCGTTTGGCTTCCCTTGGCCAGACATGTTGGACTGCAATCGTTTCCCACTCGACAACGACCTGTGCATACCACCTGCAGGCGTCGACAACTTTGTGCCAGTCACCAAAGAGGGTAAGGTTTCCTTAGAAAGTAAATGCACCTTTTCCCATATGCTATAGTTTCCAAATAACTTGAGAACTTGCATGCATCAAGACGTGGCCCACACCGTTTAAAAGAAAACTATTTTAAAAGCAAATGAAATTACTGTACCATCCCCAAATGTTGGCCACAAAAGCCAAAATTCGGCTCATACCAAATATTGTAAAAGAATGATTTATTAGCTCCTGGCTGCAGGGCGCTATAGTGTGGAGTTTCCTATAATAATCCTTACTGGGTTATGGGATGTGTGAACAGCATGATTTTTCCATATCCACTCGTCTGTTTGGTTATAACATAAACCCGCCACTGTGGAAAAGACAAAATCCACGGAGCTCTCATGTGCCTTGTAGCCTATATGCATGGTAGCCTACAGAATATTGCCAATGTGGAATTGTATAAGATAGCCCATATAATTCTGATATATTGACACGTGTTTTCTTAGCATTAGCAGTCACTGTTTCATTAATTAAGTCTCATTTCTGTTTTAGTGCCCAGAGTATGTGATGCTTGCAAGGAAAAGGATGAAAATGACAACGAAATTGTTGACAACCTCTGTAAGAATGACTTTGGTAAGTCCGCGCACTCGTTTTATTAAACCAGCGGTTCCCAAAGTGGAGTTCAAGGACCCTCAGGGTTCAGGGGTCCTTGAgcgggttccagggggtctccagcaaaatgACGAGTAGTTTAATGTAACTGTTTGGCCTGCGTCATTCACTATGTAGATGATAgcacaatgacagaatgtataATAACTATTCTGACCAGAGGTTTCACTCTtcccactgttatctccccacctacagtttGTAATTCTGCACTTAACCATATCTAAATACAACAAATCTAATCAAACGGGGTTCCTTAAGACCCTTAAGATCCTTAGGACCCAAACGGGGCCCTCCGTGTAAGAAAGTTTGGGAGCCTCTGTGTAGAGTGCTTGTGAAAAGAATGGCAATCCCCCTTTCTTACTCTTCTTTTTTAAATCTTCCCCCAACCAAGCTCTGAAGATCAAAGTCAAGGAGATCTCCTACATCAACGGCGACACCAAGATCGTGCCGGAGACCAAGAGCAAGACCATTTACAAGCTGAACGGCGTGACCGAGCGCGACCTGAAGAAGACGGTGCTGTGGCTGCGGGAcggcctgcagtgtgtgtgcgaggaGATGAACGACATCAACGCCGCCTACCTGGTCATGGGCCAGAAGATGGACGGCCATCTGGTCATCACCTCGCTGAAGCGCTGGCAGAAGGGGCAGCGTGAGTTCAAGAGGATTTCCCGCAGCATCCGCAAGCTgcagtgctaaaaaaaaaaaaaagagagagagagagagaaagagagagagagacctagcTGCTTGTGTCACTGTTGGAGATCAAGTTTAAGTTCACCCCTTTCCCCATAGCCCGCTTCACTTTAATCAGTGGTTCGCCGCCCTGGTCCGAGatctactgctggttttctatcctaccagctagttaattgcagttaattgcttTCATCTGgcgtcccaggtgtaaatcagtcctgATTAGATGCTAcagtgaaaaccagcaggattcTGCgtccaggattgagaaccacagaCTTTAATCGTCAGCAGGTGTAGCCTACTGTTTAACCCTGCGAAAAATCACTAacatattcctatagggaatgaaagcgtgtctgtggtgctcaatagtgagtttatggtgACTTTATTTCATGCAATTTTCTATCTCATATATCACTAATATTCCTAGGGatatagttttgctgtggtaTCTGTATCGTATCCTTCTAAAAAACATAatcataggattactatagaGTTCTTTTTCGTAAGGGATGCTTCATTGTAACAGGGTTAAAGCAACAGCCTTGATAAGACTCTGAACAGTGTTGTTGCATGGCCACAAGCTCTTATGAAAACCACAATATTGACTTCAGGAACAAATCACATTACAGGAGGAGTCATGATGCAGAAGGTCTTGAGGGATTAAAATAGGACTTAAGTGTGTTCAAGGCTGATAAACTGGTGACTGGAGTGATAAGAGCCTTGCAAATAAATAAGGTAGTGCTTGTATCCCATGGGAAGTCAGTTCTGTCATAGTAATACAGACACAATGGATAAATATTATTTAGTGCATATCATTGAGTGAATTTGTGATTCCCGTGTGCATAGTGTGATACCCAAAGACAAAataatgtctgtgtttttgtaccTACCATTTTCTCAAGCAAAAATGAGAGATAGCTGGCTATATTCTCTGCCTGTCCAACATTATGTTTGATATATTAATCTTTTTGTACTTGAGCCTTAATACTGCACTGCATACTTTTCTACCACAGTATGATAAATGGAATATTTTTCTACTTCAGACTTTCATATTGCATTTTAACTTTGATTGTGTAATTTTGGATTGCAATTTCATCCTGTTGTTTGACGAGTTTCTTGTTTTCCCCATCGACTATTTCACGTCCTGGTTATTTGGTATAGGCTGTTAACAGAATATCAGAGTTTTGTGATGATTTGGTGAATGAGAAATAACTTGGTAAGCGCAAATAACCCCGCtgtcgtgtgtatgtgtgcaatgtaAAGTATTTTTGGAAGTATTActctgtaaataatataatattgtgttttattcgtGTATAAAGTTTTCAGCGATAAAAGCATAAATGTCAACTACATGTTTCATATGACTCATTCAATTGTGTTCCAGAAATAACACACACCTAAAGATAAATTAAGTAATATTTAAAACCAGACATGAAAGGGATTTTATAAGCTGAAGTGTCTGTTGATAACTTTGGGAGAGCAGAAATTTACATTACCAATTAAAAATAACCCTAATAACCTTATTCATATGTTTATAGTCAAAAGTAACCGAAAGGGAGAAAATAGACCTATTATTGATTAAATAGCGCCATCTGATGGAATACAATAACAAAACATGGTCATGGGattgttttaacttttgatAGGCTACATAAGAGGCGTCAGGTGACGTGTCTTCGGTAAGTGTTCTTCACGAAACGTGTTTGTGAACTACAATACTTCAATTCTAGTTTGGTCTTTGTAGATTTTCATTTGGAACAAACTTTCCAAAAAGGGGTCAACACGATGATCCTTATTTCTTCCATGCAAAACAGAAACTATGGGCCAGTGTCTGTATGTATGGACATAAGCGACTGAATCAAGCTGAATCAAGGCTATTCATGCTTGCTCATGACACGAGGCTGTATGTTAGTGCAAAGTTTCATGTGTTGTGGTTAGTTGTTAGTGGTTGTTGTGGTTTTTTTTGGACGTAGAGTCCAAAGAGGCTACCGTAAGTATTCGGTTTCGTATTGACATCCATTTGTTTTTCAATACTGTGACTCCGGTGGGAAATGGGGAAATGCTCGCGCTGCTgactcgctgtgtgtgtgtgtgtgtgtgtgtgtgtgtgtgtgtgtgtgtgtgtgtgtgtgtgtagatgatgAGGCTGGTTTTGTGCTTTTGACAATATTGCAGCAGGGaagttttatttaattttcgGCAATGACGTTTCAAGACTTCATTCatgaaaaataggaaaataagTATATGTGTCTCTAATACAA from the Centroberyx gerrardi isolate f3 chromosome 3, fCenGer3.hap1.cur.20231027, whole genome shotgun sequence genome contains:
- the sfrp2 gene encoding secreted frizzled-related protein 2, whose amino-acid sequence is MRGFILTVMWVITLPACMEAIHGLYNFGQHELFYKKNNCKPIPANLLLCHDIEYTEMRLPNLLGHETMNEVLQQASSWIPLVQKQCHPDTRKFLCSLFAPVCLDDLDEPIQPCRSLCESVKHGCAPVMSAFGFPWPDMLDCNRFPLDNDLCIPPAGVDNFVPVTKEVPRVCDACKEKDENDNEIVDNLCKNDFALKIKVKEISYINGDTKIVPETKSKTIYKLNGVTERDLKKTVLWLRDGLQCVCEEMNDINAAYLVMGQKMDGHLVITSLKRWQKGQREFKRISRSIRKLQC